One Epinephelus lanceolatus isolate andai-2023 chromosome 17, ASM4190304v1, whole genome shotgun sequence genomic window carries:
- the LOC144458382 gene encoding stonustoxin subunit beta-like translates to MCVVLCVCSVSGCLITEEGCVSLASALSSNPSHLRELDLSYNHPGDSGVKLLSAGLKDPHWRLDTLRVEPAGVRWLTPGLRKYSCELTIDTNTVNRKIKLSDNNRKVTHVEEDQSYPDHPDRFDHWPQLLCRTGLTGHCYWEVEWRGRVYISVSYRGIRRRGDSDDCGFGRNDQSWSLKCSDGGYTVWHNKRGTSIISSSSSSSSSSSSSSSSGRVAVYVDCPAGTLSFFRVSSDTLIHLHTFNTTFTEPLYPGFGFRLLSPGSSVSLCSLQEGESPPVRETFSPLNR, encoded by the exons atgtgtgttgttttgtgtgtttgcagtgtgtcaggctgtctgatcacagaggaaggctgtgtttctctggcctcagctctgagctccaacccctcccatctgagagagctggacctgagctaCAATCATCCAGGAGACTCAGGGGTGAAGCTGCTGTCGGCTGGACTGAAGGATCCACACTGGAGACTGGACACTCTCAG GGTGGAGCCTGCTGGAGTCCGATGGTTGACACCAGGTCTgaggaagt ATTCCTGTGAACTCACAAtcgacacaaacacagtgaacagaAAGATCAaactgtctgacaacaacaggaaGGTGACACATGTGGAGGAGGATCAGTCATATCCTGATCATCCAGACAGATTTGACCACTGGCCTCAGCTGCTGTGTAGAACTGGTCTGACTGGTCACTGTTACTGGGAGGTCGAGTGGCGAGGAAGAGTTTATATATCAGTGAGTTACAGAGGaatcaggaggagaggagacagtgaTGACTGTGGGTTTGGAAGGAATGATCAGTCCTGGAGTCTGAAATGCTCTGATGGTGGTTACACTGTGTGGCACAATAAGAGAGGAACATccatcatctcctcctcctcctcctcctcctcctcctcctcctcctcctcctcctctggtagagtagcagtgtatgtggactgtcctgctggcactctgtccttcttcagagtctcctctgacacactgatCCACCTCCACACCTTCAACACCACATTCACTGAACCTCTTTATCCTGGGTTTGGGTTCAGGCTCCTgtcacctggttcctcagtgtctctgtgttctctgcAGGAGGGAGAGTCTCCTCCTGTTAGAGAAACTTTCTCACCGCTGAACAGATAG